One genomic window of Punica granatum isolate Tunisia-2019 chromosome 1, ASM765513v2, whole genome shotgun sequence includes the following:
- the LOC116209418 gene encoding DUF724 domain-containing protein 7-like has protein sequence MKKEAKMELGGRSFLKMESVVESKPTGPGFEGAWFEARILRPPRNPDSKLKTDRLTLVEFQALVADDESGPLAENVDARLVRPPPPLSEQADFKEGDAVEGSYAEGWWTGTVKEVRDGGRRYRVEFDDPPDAAELGREELRVRWDWHWAGCHWVKPPRFQEATARAGKSSLHGDDHSSALQSANSPHTSKKLMVSERETSDREEPRKGEAANDELETPGPWERVAKPVTPVTASPHKQGGQRWKLKIYHRRAKRTSTPKRKREKSSSVGSKHALVPACPPHSATKMPEAGYLQIDSRGQHGMVVQAQPLPFTGSSPIWETVDSPEAFQKFPHNPQPVINLELVSYEESDSIVASMNQACPPCSDSATQMPEAGYLQIDSGEQNGTVVQAQPLPFIRISPIWETVESLEAFQKFPQNPHFGPLGCCNEKSREGMAIACMVNFASTVEKIFKLNNTDPMSSFKDCLETLVDLEPHGFDIEAVETHLRKLLKIKEGREKLQERSKESENLILELIQENAKIDEDMERLQARKKVNEARMSTLRRSVDAMNIMAQQWPQVDLKNF, from the exons ATGAAGAAAGAAGCGAAAATGGAGCTTGGAGGGCGCTCCTTCCTCAAGATGGAATCTGTGGTGGAGTCGAAGCCCACTGGGCCCGGCTTCGAGGGCGCGTGGTTCGAGGCCAGGATCCTCCGCCCTCCCCGAAACCCCGACTCCAAGCTGAAGACGGACCGCCTTACGCTGGTCGAGTTCCAGGCCCTGGTCGCAGACGACGAGTCCGGGCCGCTGGCGGAAAATGTGGACGCCCGCCTCGTCAGGCCACCTCCGCCGCTGTCGGAGCAGGCTGATTTTAAGGAGGGGGACGCCGTGGAGGGATCCTACGCGGAAGGGTGGTGGACTGGGACGGTGAAGGAGGTGAGGGACGGAGGGAGGCGGTACCGGGTGGAATTTGACGACCCACCTGATGCGGCGGAGTTGGGGAGGGAAGAGCTGAGGGTCCGCTGGGACTGGCACTGGGCCGGCTGCCATTGGGTCAAGCCGCCGAGGTTTCAG GAAGCCACTGCACGAGCAGGAAAGAGTTCATTGCACGGAGATGACCACTCTTCAGCATTACAGTCTGCGAATTCTCCACATACGTCAAAGAAGCTCATGGTTTCAG AGAGAGAAACCTCAGACAGGGAGGAACCCAGGAAGGGTGAGGCAGCAAATGATGAGCTGGAGACTCCAGGTCCATGGGAGAGAGTTGCAAAACCTGTTACACCTGTTACTGCTTCTCCA CACAAACAAGGGGGGCAAAGATGGAAGCTGAAGATCTATCATCGAAGAGCAAAGAGAACAAGCACACctaaaagaaagagagaaaagtcCTCTAGTGTTGGAAGTAAACATGCTTTAGTACCAG CTTGTCCTCCTCATAGTGCTACCAAAATGCCCGAAGCAGGATATCTACAAATAGATTCTAGAGGACAACATGGCATGGTTGTACAGGCTCAACCCTTGCCTTTCACGGGGAGCTCACCAATCTGGGAAACGGTGGATTCTCCGGAAGCTTTCCAGAAATTCCCACATAATCCGCAACCAGTGATCAATCTTGAACTGGTTTCATATGAAGAATCAGACTCTATAGTAGCCTCCATGAACCAAG CTTGTCCTCCTTGTAGTGATAGTGCAACCCAAATGCCCGAAGCAGGATATCTACAAATAGATTCTGGAGAACAAAATGGCACAGTTGTACAGGCTCAACCCTTGCCTTTCATTAGGATCTCACCAATTTGGGAAACGGTGGAATCTCTGGAAGCTTTCCAGAAATTCCCGCAGAATCCGCATTTCGGTCCTTTGGGCTGTTGCAATGAGAAATCCAGGGAAGGAATGGCGATTGCTTGCATGGTGAACTTCGCAAGCACGGTGGAAAAAATCTTCAAGCTTAATAACACTGATCCTATGAGTAGTTTCAAAGACTGTTTGGAGACACTTGTTGACTTGGAACCACATGGCTTTGATATCGAGGCCGTTGAGACTcatttgaggaagcttcttaAGATAAAGGAGGGGCGGGAGAAGCTCCAGGAAAGGTCAAAGGAATCGGAGAATCTAATCTTGGAGCTCATTCAGGAGAATGCCAAGATCGATGAAGACATGGAGCGGCTTCAGGCGAGGAAGAAGGTGAATGAGGCCCGAATGAGTACTCTGAGACGGAGTGTGGACGCAATGAACATAATGGCGCAACAGTGGCCCCAGGTCGATTTAAAGAATTTCTAG
- the LOC116192711 gene encoding RNA-binding protein 38-like isoform X2, whose amino-acid sequence MAHQRIPGFQPVNPQSLGDTTFTKVFVGGLAWETRSDTLRRYFEQFGEVSDATVVTDKTTGRSKGYGFVTFRDPEAAKRACADPILLIDGRWANCNLASLGRPQLVPLYGHLKTANSYVGGLQIVQRNYAGSFLQPLPYGYYQQGHLYPPYGYATCGPKYLIPPEIHNPYAGQHYLPIYEASGAITPTMYQYERLGQTVASGHGYSLTQGFMMPGHNMMQFGGLGVDGLATSPIPMVQALYPSAAVSVQPQYLLSVPPVVFSDLAQIAG is encoded by the exons ATGGCGCATCAGCGGATTCCTGGGTTCCAGCCTGTAAATCCTCAATCGCTCGGCGACACCACTTTCACCAAGGTTTTTGTCGGGGGGCTAGCTTGGGAGACGCGGAGCGACACTTTGAGGCGGTACTTCGAGCAGTTCGGGGAGGTGTCAGATGCAACTGTCGTCACTGATAAAACCACCGGACGGTCCAAAGGCTACGGCTTT GTGACTTTTCGGGATCCTGAGGCTGCTAAGAGAGCCTGTGCTGATCCGATACTGCTTATTGATGGTCGGTGGGCAAACTGCAACTTGGCTTCCCTTGGCCGCCCTCAACTGGTTCCGCTTTATG GTCATCTGAAAACGGCTAATTCATATGTTGGAGGCCTGCAGATTGTGCAGAGGAATTACGCTGGAAGTTTTCTGCAGCCTCTTCCTTACGGCTACTATCAGCAAGGGCATCTTTATCCACCTTATGG ATATGCAACATGTGGACCTAAATATCTCATCCCACCG GAAATTCATAACCCTTACGCGGGTCAGCACTACCTCCCAATATATGAAGCTTCCGGAGCAATTACCCCTACTATGTATCAGTACGAGAGACTTGGTCAAACTGTTGCAAGTGGTCATGGATATTCATTGACACAGGGGTTCATGATGCCAGGCCATAATATGATGCAGTTTGGAGGGCTTGGTGTTGATGGGTTAGCAACTTCACCGATCCCTATGGTTCAAGCATTGTATCCTTCAG CAGCTGTTTCTGTTCAACCACAATATCTACTCTCTGTTCCACCAGTTGTGTTCAGTGATCTGGCCCAAATAGCCGGCTGA
- the LOC116201616 gene encoding short-chain dehydrogenase/reductase family 42E member 1 isoform X3: protein MSGKEMLQFGRVDEVNINGTCHVLEACLEIGVGRLIYVSTYNVVFGGKEIVNGNESLPYFPIDDHVDPYGHSKSIAEQLVLKSNGRPLKKNGKRLYTCAVRPAAIYGPGEERHLPRIVSLAKLGLLPFKVGEPRVKTDWIYIDNLILAIILASMGLLDDIPGHEGHPVAAGQPYFVSDGLPVNSFEFLQPLLRSLDYDMPKSSLSVQRALFLARVFWALYTMLYPWLNRKWLPHPFILPAEVYKVGVTHYFSFLKAKEELGYVPMVTPREGMAATISYWQDRQRKSLDGPTIYAWLFCVIGMLAIMTAAFLPGIGPIGFLKSLSLFLFRSMWMTRFVCILAVAAHLGEGIYAWKLARRVDPANSKGWFWQTIVLGIFSLRLLLKRAKK from the exons ATGTCAGGGAAGGAGATGTTGCAGTTTGGGCGCGTCGATGAGGTGAACATAAATGGGACCTGCCATGTCTTGGAAGCCTGTCTTGAGATTGGGGTGGGGAGGCTCATATATGTGAGCACGTATAATGTCGTGTTTGGAGGAAAAGAGATTGTGAATGGGAACGAAAGTTTGCCCTATTTTCCTATTGATGATCATGTTGACCCATATGGCCATAGCAAGTCAATCGCGGAACAGTTGGTTTTGAAGAGTAATGGCCGTCCTCTCAA GAAGAATGGCAAACGTCTTTACACTTGTGCAGTGCGTCCCGCTGCTATATATGGTCCTGGCGAAGAGCGCCATTTGCCAAGGATAGTATCACTGGCGAAGTTGGGTCTCCTGCCTTTTAAAGTTGGTGAACCACGTGTGAAAACAGACTGGATCTATATTGATAACCTCATTCTTGCAATTATACTAGCTAGTATGGGACTTTTGGATGATATTCCTGGGCATGAAGGACACCCTGTAGCCGCTGGGCAGCCTTACTTTGTATCAGATG GCTTGCCAGTCAATTCTTTTGAATTTCTACAGCCTCTTCTTAGAAGTCTAGACTATGACATGCCCAAATCTTCACTATCAGTCCAGCGTGCTCTTTTTCTCGCGAGAGTTTTTTGGGCACTCTACACAATGTTGTATCCGTGGCTGAACAGGAAATGGCTCCCTCATCCGTTTATCCTACCGGCTGAAGTGTACAAG GTTGGAGTGACCCATTACTTCTCTTTCCTTAAGGCTAAGGAGGAGCTTGGGTATGTCCCCATGGTGACTCCTCGGGAGGGAATGGCTGCGACGATCTCATACTGGCAGGATAGGCAGAGGAAGTCCCTCGACGGGCCCACCATATATGCATGGTTATTTTGTGTGATCGGGATGCTGGCCATCATGACTGCTGCCTTCCTTCCCGGGATCGGACCCATAGGATTCCTCAaaagtctctctctcttccttttcaGGTCCATGTGGATGACAAGGTTCGTGTGTATTCTCGCTGTGGCAGCTCATCTTGGTGAGGGCATATATGCCTGGAAGCTTGCTAGGAGAGTGGACCCAGCCAACTCAAAAGGGTGGTTCTGGCAAACTATTGTTCTCGGAATCTTCTCTTTGCGGCTTCTGTTGAAGAGAGCTAAGAAGTGA
- the LOC116209427 gene encoding cinnamoyl-CoA reductase 2-like, producing MEAEKKGREKVCVTGAAGFIASWFVELLLSKGYIVHGTVRDPSTHEKNAHLWSLDKAPENLKLFKADLLDYDSLRSAIEGCSGVFHAASPVIISPVPDPELEVIEPAVKGTSNVLKASLEAKVKRVVYVSSLAAVGMNPNLPKGQVIDETCRSDEDYCRKMEKWYCLSKTLAEKEAFGFAEGNGIDVVTVCPSLTLGPLLQPTVNASSKILVDVMKGVHDPVPNRIRNIGDARDVAAAIVLAYEKPEAKGRYICTGYPIKMLDLVNKLRSLYPGYSYPTTFTDIEENVVISTRKLQGLGWTARPLEETLVDSVESFRRIGIL from the exons ATGGAGGCagagaagaagggaagagaaaAAGTGTGCGTGACTGGGGCAGCTGGCTTCATAGCTTCGTGGTTTGTCGAGCTTCTCCTCTCCAAAGGCTACATCGTCCACGGAACTGTCCGGGATCCCA GCACCCATGAGAAGAATGCTCACTTGTGGAGTCTTGACAAGGCACCGGAGAACTTGAAGCTCTTCAAGGCGGATCTGCTGGACTATGATTCTCTAAGATCAGCAATCGAGGGATGCAGTGGAGTTTTCCATGCTGCCTCCCCCGTCATAATATCCCCTGTCCCGGATCCGGAG CTAGAAGTGATCGAGCCTGCAGTGAAGGGGACATCGAATGTGTTGAAGGCAAGTCTGGAAGCAAAAGTCAAGAGAGTTGTCTATGTTTCCTCCTTAGCTGCAGTTGGGATGAACCCCAACTTGCCAAAGGGCCAAGTCATAGACGAGACCTGCAGGTCTGACGAGGATTACTGCAGGAAAATGGAG AAATGGTATTGTCTTTCTAAGACATTAGCCGAGAAAGAAGCTTTTGGATTTGCAGAAGGGAATGGGATCGATGTGGTAACAGTTTGCCCTTCCCTCACATTGGGACCACTTCTGCAGCCCACGGTAAATGCAAGCAGCAAGATTCTTGTAGACGTGATGAAAG GGGTACATGACCCGGTGCCAAACAGGATAAGGAACATTGGGGATGCACGAGATGTGGCTGCAGCAATAGTTCTGGCATACGAGAAACCCGAGGCCAAAGGAAGATATATATGCACCGGTTACCCCATTAAGATGTTGGATTTAGTTAACAAGCTCAGGAGTCTCTATCCTGGCTATTCCTACCCAACAAC ATTCACTGACATTGAGGAAAACGTTGTAATCAGCACAAGAAAGCTGCAGGGACTGGGCTGGACTGCCCGGCCACTGGAGGAAACTCTAGTTGATTCAGTCGAAAGTTTTCGCAGGATTGGAATACTGTAA
- the LOC116209433 gene encoding cinnamoyl-CoA reductase 1-like isoform X1, translated as MADEEKKRVCVTGAGGYLASWLVKLLLSNGYFVHGTVRNPVDEKKNAHLYELDGASENLRLFKADLLDQDSLRSAIQGCAGVFHVASPLPSNHAGIENPEKELIEPAVKGTFNVLQACLEENVKRVIVVSSGAAVSMNPNWPKDQAMDETCWSDADFQKSQKSWYPLSKTLAEREAVEFGKRTGLDVVRVCPVLVLGPMLQRTVNASSLFLIRLLKGGNESTDDRLMKIVDVRDAAKSLLLAYEKPAAEGRYISASHMIKSGDLMAKLRTLYPQYSYPRSFNKVDEGPNLTSEKMQKLGWKFRTLEETLIDSVACYRDAGLLD; from the exons ATGGCGgatgaagagaagaaaagggtGTGTGTGACCGGGGCAGGAGGCTACCTCGCTTCATGGCTCGTCAAGCTGCTTCTCTCCAATGGATATTTTGTCCATGGAACAGTTCGAAACCCGG TAgatgagaagaagaatgcTCATCTATACGAGCTTGATGGAGCTTCCGAGAACCTCAGACTTTTCAAGGCAGATTTGCTGGACCAAGATTCGCTCCGTTCTGCCATTCAAGGCTGTGCCGGAGTATTTCACGTTGCGAGTCCCCTCCCTTCCAACCACGCTGGCATTGAAAATCCTGAG AAGGAACTAATAGAGCCTGCTGTGAAGGGCACATTCAATGTGCTCCAAGCGTGCCTTGAAGAGAACGTAAAGCGGGTTATCGTGGTGTCCTCTGGAGCTGCTGTTTCCATGAACCCCAACTGGCCCAAAGATCAAGCCATGGACGAAACCTGCTGGTCTGATGCTGATTTCCAGAAGTCACAAAAG AGCTGGTACCCCCTCTCGAAGACTCTAGCAGAACGTGAGGCTGTGGAGTTTGGAAAGAGAACTGGTCTCGATGTAGTGAGGGTGTGCCCTGTATTGGTTTTGGGGCCAATGCTTCAGCGCACGGTGAACGCAAGCAGTTTGTTTCTCATCAGGCTGCTCAAAG GAGGGAATGAATCAACCGATGACAGGCTTATGAAGATAGTGGACGTCCGGGACGCAGCTAAATCGCTGCTTCTGGCTTATGAAAAGCCAGCGGCGGAAGGTAGATATATAAGCGCATCTCATATGATCAAGAGTGGGGATCTGATGGCGAAATTGAGGACACTTTATCCACAGTACAGTTATCCTAGAAG CTTTAACAAGGTAGACGAAGGACCAAACTTGACTTCGGAGAAGATGCAAAAACTGGGTTGGAAGTTCAGAACACTAGAAGAGACACTCATCGACTCCGTGGCATGCTACAGGGACGCCGGACTCTTGGATTGA
- the LOC116209433 gene encoding cinnamoyl-CoA reductase 1-like isoform X2 → MADEEKKRVCVTGAGGYLASWLVKLLLSNGYFVHGTVRNPDEKKNAHLYELDGASENLRLFKADLLDQDSLRSAIQGCAGVFHVASPLPSNHAGIENPEKELIEPAVKGTFNVLQACLEENVKRVIVVSSGAAVSMNPNWPKDQAMDETCWSDADFQKSQKSWYPLSKTLAEREAVEFGKRTGLDVVRVCPVLVLGPMLQRTVNASSLFLIRLLKGGNESTDDRLMKIVDVRDAAKSLLLAYEKPAAEGRYISASHMIKSGDLMAKLRTLYPQYSYPRSFNKVDEGPNLTSEKMQKLGWKFRTLEETLIDSVACYRDAGLLD, encoded by the exons ATGGCGgatgaagagaagaaaagggtGTGTGTGACCGGGGCAGGAGGCTACCTCGCTTCATGGCTCGTCAAGCTGCTTCTCTCCAATGGATATTTTGTCCATGGAACAGTTCGAAACCCGG atgagaagaagaatgcTCATCTATACGAGCTTGATGGAGCTTCCGAGAACCTCAGACTTTTCAAGGCAGATTTGCTGGACCAAGATTCGCTCCGTTCTGCCATTCAAGGCTGTGCCGGAGTATTTCACGTTGCGAGTCCCCTCCCTTCCAACCACGCTGGCATTGAAAATCCTGAG AAGGAACTAATAGAGCCTGCTGTGAAGGGCACATTCAATGTGCTCCAAGCGTGCCTTGAAGAGAACGTAAAGCGGGTTATCGTGGTGTCCTCTGGAGCTGCTGTTTCCATGAACCCCAACTGGCCCAAAGATCAAGCCATGGACGAAACCTGCTGGTCTGATGCTGATTTCCAGAAGTCACAAAAG AGCTGGTACCCCCTCTCGAAGACTCTAGCAGAACGTGAGGCTGTGGAGTTTGGAAAGAGAACTGGTCTCGATGTAGTGAGGGTGTGCCCTGTATTGGTTTTGGGGCCAATGCTTCAGCGCACGGTGAACGCAAGCAGTTTGTTTCTCATCAGGCTGCTCAAAG GAGGGAATGAATCAACCGATGACAGGCTTATGAAGATAGTGGACGTCCGGGACGCAGCTAAATCGCTGCTTCTGGCTTATGAAAAGCCAGCGGCGGAAGGTAGATATATAAGCGCATCTCATATGATCAAGAGTGGGGATCTGATGGCGAAATTGAGGACACTTTATCCACAGTACAGTTATCCTAGAAG CTTTAACAAGGTAGACGAAGGACCAAACTTGACTTCGGAGAAGATGCAAAAACTGGGTTGGAAGTTCAGAACACTAGAAGAGACACTCATCGACTCCGTGGCATGCTACAGGGACGCCGGACTCTTGGATTGA
- the LOC116192679 gene encoding uncharacterized protein LOC116192679 encodes MTSSWRRTFGNVRSFVGNSMGGLRGGANLASWVVAGTLAYFLWVKPSQDLRREQEEKAALAASDPYRYVEKRRPIPDPQDTGLIYGNKRGGTNKPEN; translated from the exons ATGACGAGCAGCTGGAGAAGGACGTTCGGGAATGTCCGGTCGTTCGTCGGCAATTCGATGGGCGGCCTGCGTGGCGGGGCTAACCTCGCCTCCTGGGTCGTCGCCGGAACCCTTGCCTACTTTCTCTGGGTCAAGCCCTCTCAGGACCTCAGGCGCGAGCAAGAG GAAAAGGCAGCTCTTGCGGCTTCGGATCCTTACCGCTACGTGGAGAAGCGCAGGCCTATACCAGATCCGCAG GATACTGGTTTGATATATGGCAATAAACGTGGCGGGACTAACAAACCGGAGAACTAG
- the LOC116192711 gene encoding RNA-binding protein 38-like isoform X1: protein MAHQRIPGFQPVNPQSLGDTTFTKVFVGGLAWETRSDTLRRYFEQFGEVSDATVVTDKTTGRSKGYGFVTFRDPEAAKRACADPILLIDGRWANCNLASLGRPQLVPLYGHLKTANSYVGGLQIVQRNYAGSFLQPLPYGYYQQGHLYPPYGYATCGPKYLIPPEIHNPYAGQHYLPIYEASGAITPTMYQYERLGQTVASGHGYSLTQGFMMPGHNMMQFGGLGVDGLATSPIPMVQALYPSGHAAAVSVQPQYLLSVPPVVFSDLAQIAG, encoded by the exons ATGGCGCATCAGCGGATTCCTGGGTTCCAGCCTGTAAATCCTCAATCGCTCGGCGACACCACTTTCACCAAGGTTTTTGTCGGGGGGCTAGCTTGGGAGACGCGGAGCGACACTTTGAGGCGGTACTTCGAGCAGTTCGGGGAGGTGTCAGATGCAACTGTCGTCACTGATAAAACCACCGGACGGTCCAAAGGCTACGGCTTT GTGACTTTTCGGGATCCTGAGGCTGCTAAGAGAGCCTGTGCTGATCCGATACTGCTTATTGATGGTCGGTGGGCAAACTGCAACTTGGCTTCCCTTGGCCGCCCTCAACTGGTTCCGCTTTATG GTCATCTGAAAACGGCTAATTCATATGTTGGAGGCCTGCAGATTGTGCAGAGGAATTACGCTGGAAGTTTTCTGCAGCCTCTTCCTTACGGCTACTATCAGCAAGGGCATCTTTATCCACCTTATGG ATATGCAACATGTGGACCTAAATATCTCATCCCACCG GAAATTCATAACCCTTACGCGGGTCAGCACTACCTCCCAATATATGAAGCTTCCGGAGCAATTACCCCTACTATGTATCAGTACGAGAGACTTGGTCAAACTGTTGCAAGTGGTCATGGATATTCATTGACACAGGGGTTCATGATGCCAGGCCATAATATGATGCAGTTTGGAGGGCTTGGTGTTGATGGGTTAGCAACTTCACCGATCCCTATGGTTCAAGCATTGTATCCTTCAG GACATGCAGCAGCTGTTTCTGTTCAACCACAATATCTACTCTCTGTTCCACCAGTTGTGTTCAGTGATCTGGCCCAAATAGCCGGCTGA
- the LOC116201635 gene encoding AT-hook motif nuclear-localized protein 10: MSGSEAGGVMASSRGGEPFTQNMRLTFSADGAALYKPVAVSGAASPPYQAPSATGNGGSAEGPASGGPPLFAHGLNMNMSSGEPVKRKRGRPRKYGPDGTMSLTLTPGTKGSSAPQSAGFPSPAAAVAVPTGGSVSPNSMKKSRGRPPGLGRKKQLEALGSVGIGFTPHVITVKAGEDVSSKIMSFSQNGPRAVCILSANGAISNVTLRQPSISGGTVTYEGRYEILSLSGSFMLSESGGHRSRTGGLSVSLSGADGRVLGGGVAGLLTAASPVQVVVGSFMSDSRKESKSPKQADPFSGTTMLGHSGGFAGGSSPSHGTLSESSGGPGSPLNQSSGPCNNSNPQRLESMPWK, encoded by the exons ATGTCTGGTTCCGAGGCCGGAGGGGTAATGGCCAGCAGCAGAGGAGGGGAGCCTTTCACGCAGAACATGCGTCTCACCTTCAGCGCCGACGGCGCAGCGCTCTACAAGCCCGTGGCTGTGTCGGGAGCCGCTTCTCCTCCCTATCAGGCCCCCTCTGCCACCGGAAACGGGGGCAGTGCCGAGGGCCCTGCCAGTGGCGGGCCTCCGCTCTTCGCCCACGGGCTTAACATGAACATGAGCAGCGGAGAGCCtgtgaagaggaagagagggagGCCCAGGAAGTACGGGCCAGATGGCACCATGTCGTTGACCCTCACTCCGGGGACGAAGGGAAGCAGTGCACCTCAGAGCGCCGGATTCCCTTCTCCGGCCGCCGCTGTGGCTGTTCCCACTGGCGGGTCAGTATCGCCGAACTCCATGAAGAAGTCCAGGGGCAGGCCTCCGGGTTTGGGCAGAAAAAAGCAACTTGAAGCTCTAG GATCGGTTGGAATTGGATTTACACCACATGTCATCACTGTGAAGGCCGGGGAG GATGTTTCGTCGAAAATAATGTCCTTTTCTCAGAATGGTCCGAGGGCAGTCTGCATTCTGTCGGCCAATGGGGCCATATCTAATGTTACCCTCCGCCAACCTTCCATATCTGGTGGCACCGTTACTTACGAG GGACGATATGAGATACTTTCACTTTCGGGGTCATTTATGCTATCAGAGAGCGGGGGACATCGTAGCAGAACTGGGGGGTTGAGCGTGTCCTTGTCTGGAGCTGATGGTCGTGTCTTAGGCGGTGGGGTGGCCGGTCTTCTAACAGCTGCCTCTCCTGTTCAG GTGGTCGTGGGGAGTTTCATGTCAGATAGCCGAAAGGAATCTAAGTCACCAAAGCAGGCAGACCCCTTCTCGGGCACGACAATGCTCGGCCATAGTGGCGGCTTTGCTGGAGGCAGCAGCCCATCTCACGGGACACTAAGCGAATCCTCGGGCGGGCCCGGGAGCCCACTCAACCAAAGCTCTGGCCCATGCAATAATTCTAACCCGCAAAGACTCGAGAGCATGCCATGGAAGTGA
- the LOC116192643 gene encoding cinnamoyl-CoA reductase 1-like, whose protein sequence is MKEDEKRICVTGAGGFVASWVVNFLLSRGYLVHGTVRNPCNSDEKISHLKGLKNAEENLRLFKADLLDYDALRAAITGCSGVLHVACPVPSKKVPNPEVELIEPALTGTRNVLNACLKENVKKVVVVSSIGAVVIDPSWPRDQPMDESCWTDLEFCKSIEEWYCAAKTMAETEAWEYAKRTGLKITMICPSIVIGPMLQQTVNASSLYLLNFLKGLEPADNGLRPFVDVRDLAEAILLLYEKQDAEGRYICSSHEIRTQDLVEMLKSMFPSYRYPNSYREASTEVRLCSEKLQRLGWKYRPFEEIIADSVHNYEEAGLIPRDRKIPD, encoded by the exons ATGAAGGAGGATGAGAAGAGAATCTGTGTGACTGGTGCTGGGGGATTCGTGGCTTCTTGGGTTGTCAACTTTCTTCTTTCGAGAGGTTACTTGGTCCACGGAACTGTTAGGAATCCATGTAACA GTGACGAGAAGATTTCTCATCTGAAAGGACTGAAGAATGCTGAAGAGAATCTGAGACTGTTCAAGGCGGACTTGCTGGACTATGATGCCCTCCGTGCTGCAATTACCGGGTGCTCCGGAGTCCTTCATGTTGCCTGCCCTGTTCCCAGCAAGAAAGTACCGAACCCCGAG GTAGAGCTGATAGAACCAGCATTAACAGGTACAAGGAACGTTCTGAATGCGTGCTTGaaagaaaatgtgaagaaagtTGTGGTGGTATCATCGATTGGCGCTGTTGTGATCGACCCAAGTTGGCCCAGGGACCAGCCCATGGATGAATCTTGCTGGACTGACCTTGAATTCTGCAAGTCTATCGAG GAATGGTATTGTGCTGCTAAGACCATGGCAGAGACTGAAGCTTGGGAATATGCCAAAAGAACCGGCCTCAAAATCACCATGATTTGCCCGTCAATTGTTATCGGTCCGATGCTGCAGCAAACAGTTAATGCCAGCAGCTTATACCTCCTAAATTTCTTAAAAG GATTGGAACCGGCGGACAATGGGCTTCGACCTTTTGTCGATGTTCGGGACTTGGCTGAAGCGATTTTGCTCCTATATGAGAAGCAAGATGCAGAGGGAAGATACATATGCTCGTCTCATGAGATCAGGACCCAAGATTTGGTAGAAATGCTGAAGAGCATGTTTCCATCTTACCGTTACCCCAACAG TTACAGAGAAGCGTCCACAGAAGTGAGGCTGTGCTCGGAGAAGCTACAGAGGTTGGGTTGGAAGTACAGGCCATTCGAAGAGATCATAGCCGACTCTGTTCACAACTACGAAGAGGCCGGTCTCATTCCTCGAGACAGGAAAATTCCTGACTAA